A genomic segment from Microbispora sp. ZYX-F-249 encodes:
- a CDS encoding restriction endonuclease: protein MREGFRKVHRVGGSGDGGVDVIGVAPSGHRFVIQCKRWSNSVGAPEVRNLLGALHAYPGHRGVLVTTARFTAPATQCASGTDLILIDRAQLAAWLTGSFTLAPAAGLHDRPRLWRRSAPPPTDGQLGLGGVLGD, encoded by the coding sequence GTGCGCGAGGGCTTCCGCAAGGTCCACCGGGTCGGAGGCAGCGGTGACGGAGGCGTAGACGTCATCGGAGTCGCTCCCTCCGGACATAGATTCGTCATCCAGTGCAAGAGATGGAGCAACTCTGTCGGTGCTCCCGAAGTACGCAACCTGCTCGGTGCTTTACACGCCTACCCGGGTCACCGAGGTGTCCTTGTCACGACTGCACGCTTCACTGCTCCCGCCACCCAGTGTGCGTCCGGCACAGATCTGATACTGATCGACCGGGCTCAACTCGCCGCCTGGCTCACGGGGTCCTTCACTCTTGCTCCGGCAGCAGGCCTGCATGACCGGCCACGACTCTGGCGCCGTTCTGCACCCCCTCCCACCGATGGTCAACTTGGACTCGGAGGAGTGCTTGGAGATTGA
- a CDS encoding helix-turn-helix domain-containing protein: MKGLTLAELQQLPATVDLLTAARALGLGRTKAYELAKQGEFPCRIIRVGVAYLVPTAELLKLLGVELPVDNRRT, from the coding sequence ATGAAAGGCCTCACCCTGGCCGAGCTGCAGCAACTGCCTGCCACGGTCGACCTGCTCACCGCCGCGCGGGCTCTCGGGCTCGGGCGGACCAAGGCGTACGAGCTGGCCAAGCAGGGCGAGTTCCCCTGCCGCATCATCCGCGTCGGCGTCGCCTACCTCGTCCCAACCGCCGAACTGCTCAAGCTCCTCGGCGTCGAGCTGCCAGTCGACAATAGGCGGACATAG